One Thalassospira sp. ER-Se-21-Dark genomic window carries:
- the cysD gene encoding sulfate adenylyltransferase subunit CysD has translation MQPNLTHLRQLEAESIHIIREVAASFERPVMLYSIGKDSSVLLHLARKAFYPAPPPFPLMHVDTTWKFREMIEFRDRMAAEYGFDLIVHINQDGVERGIGPFTHGSSLHTDVMKTESLKQALNKYKFDAAFGGARRDEEKARAKERVFSFRTETHRWDPKNQRPELWDIYNARINKGESIRAFPISNWTELDIWQYIYLEQIPIVPLYYSAKRPVVERDGMLIMVDDDRMPLNPGETPEMKSVRFRTLGCYPLTGAVESEAATLPEIIQEMLLTRSSERQGRMIDHDQAGSMEKKKQEGYF, from the coding sequence ATGCAGCCTAATCTGACCCATCTCCGCCAGCTTGAGGCAGAGAGTATCCACATCATCCGCGAGGTGGCGGCATCGTTCGAGCGGCCGGTGATGCTTTATTCCATCGGCAAGGATTCATCGGTTTTGCTGCATCTGGCGCGCAAGGCGTTTTACCCGGCCCCGCCGCCCTTTCCATTGATGCATGTCGATACCACCTGGAAATTCCGCGAAATGATCGAATTTCGCGACCGGATGGCGGCTGAATACGGCTTTGATCTGATTGTCCATATCAATCAGGACGGTGTGGAACGCGGCATTGGCCCGTTCACCCATGGCTCCAGCCTGCATACCGATGTCATGAAGACGGAATCGCTCAAACAGGCGCTGAACAAATACAAGTTCGATGCAGCCTTTGGCGGTGCGCGGCGTGACGAGGAAAAGGCACGTGCCAAGGAACGCGTGTTTTCCTTCCGGACCGAAACCCACCGCTGGGATCCGAAAAACCAGCGCCCGGAATTGTGGGATATCTATAACGCCCGGATCAACAAGGGCGAAAGCATCCGTGCTTTCCCGATCTCGAACTGGACCGAGCTTGATATCTGGCAATATATCTATCTTGAGCAGATCCCGATTGTGCCGTTGTATTATTCCGCCAAACGTCCGGTGGTCGAACGCGACGGCATGCTGATCATGGTCGATGACGACCGTATGCCGCTTAATCCGGGCGAAACGCCGGAAATGAAATCGGTGCGTTTCAGGACCCTTGGCTGTTACCCGCTGACGGGTGCCGTTGAGTCCGAGGCAGCCACCCTGCCCGAGATTATCCAGGAAATGCTTCTGACCCGTTCAAGCGAACGTCAGGGCCGCATGATTGACCACGACCAGGCCGGGTCGATGGAGAAGAAGAAGCAGGAAGGTTATTTCTGA
- the cysN gene encoding sulfate adenylyltransferase subunit CysN, whose protein sequence is MSHKSDLIAEDILGYLKAQEEKSLLRFITCGSVDDGKSTLIGRLLWDSKLIFEDQLAALESDSRKVGTQGGEIDFALLLDGLQAEREQGITIDVAYRFFSTDKRKFIVADTPGHEQYTRNMATGASTADVAVILIDARKGILTQTRRHSFITSLLGIKHVVLAVNKMDLIDYDQSKFDQIVAEYLKFAEQLNYSSITAIPLSALRGDNMIEPSANTPWYSGPTLLAHLEDVQVEQDAIEKPFRLPVQWVNRPNLDFRGFSGTISSGRVKPGDEVIVTASGQTSKVKDIVTFDGNLNEAIAGQAITLTLEDEIDISRGDVLAHADAKPDFADQFEARIIWMHEDHLLPGRPYLIKMGAQVANAQISDLKYKVNVNTLEHVAGKTLELNEVGIANISADKALAFDPYDQNRHSGRFIIIDRFTNATVGAGMVNHSLRRATNIKWQEMDINKGARAYQKGQKSVILWFTGLSGAGKSTVANLVEKKLHALGKHTYTLDGDNVRHGLNKDLGFTDADRVENIRRVGETAKLFVDAGVITLVSFISPFKSERQLARSLVEKDEFIEVFIDTPLEVCEQRDVKGLYKKARAGEIANFTGIDSPYERPENAEITVNTSDQTAEEAAEAIVSKLEEFGVLGAWFPEI, encoded by the coding sequence ATGTCCCATAAATCTGACCTGATTGCTGAAGACATTCTTGGTTACCTCAAGGCCCAGGAAGAAAAAAGCCTTCTGCGTTTCATCACTTGCGGCAGCGTGGATGATGGCAAATCGACCCTGATCGGGCGTCTGCTTTGGGATTCCAAACTGATTTTTGAAGATCAACTGGCCGCCCTTGAATCAGATAGTCGCAAGGTTGGCACCCAAGGGGGCGAGATTGATTTCGCCTTGCTGCTTGATGGTTTGCAGGCCGAACGCGAACAGGGCATCACCATTGATGTTGCTTATCGCTTCTTCTCGACCGACAAGCGCAAATTCATCGTCGCCGATACCCCCGGCCACGAACAATATACCCGTAATATGGCAACCGGTGCCTCGACCGCCGATGTTGCCGTGATCCTGATTGATGCGCGTAAGGGCATTCTGACCCAGACCCGCCGTCACAGCTTCATCACATCTCTTCTGGGCATCAAGCATGTGGTGCTGGCGGTCAACAAGATGGACCTGATCGACTACGACCAATCCAAGTTTGATCAGATCGTTGCCGAGTATCTGAAATTCGCCGAGCAGCTGAACTATAGCTCGATCACCGCGATCCCGCTTTCAGCGCTTCGTGGCGATAACATGATCGAGCCGAGCGCGAACACGCCCTGGTATTCCGGCCCGACGCTTCTGGCCCATCTTGAAGATGTGCAGGTCGAACAGGATGCGATTGAAAAGCCGTTCCGTTTGCCTGTGCAGTGGGTCAACCGCCCGAACCTTGATTTCCGGGGCTTTTCCGGCACCATTTCATCAGGCCGCGTCAAACCGGGTGACGAGGTTATCGTGACCGCATCGGGCCAGACCAGCAAGGTCAAGGACATCGTCACCTTTGATGGCAACCTTAACGAGGCCATTGCAGGTCAGGCGATTACGCTGACCCTTGAAGATGAAATCGATATTTCGCGTGGTGACGTTTTGGCGCATGCGGATGCCAAGCCCGACTTTGCCGATCAGTTCGAAGCCCGCATCATCTGGATGCACGAAGATCATCTTCTGCCCGGCCGTCCCTATCTGATCAAGATGGGCGCACAGGTTGCCAATGCGCAGATCAGCGACCTTAAATACAAGGTCAATGTCAACACGCTTGAACATGTGGCGGGCAAGACGCTTGAGCTTAATGAAGTCGGAATTGCCAATATCTCGGCCGACAAGGCGTTGGCGTTCGATCCCTATGATCAGAACCGTCATTCGGGCCGCTTCATCATTATTGACCGCTTTACCAACGCCACCGTTGGGGCGGGCATGGTCAACCATTCCCTGCGTCGTGCGACCAACATCAAATGGCAGGAAATGGACATCAACAAGGGGGCACGTGCCTATCAGAAAGGCCAGAAATCGGTCATTCTGTGGTTCACCGGCCTGTCGGGTGCGGGCAAATCCACCGTTGCCAACCTGGTTGAGAAAAAGCTCCATGCCCTTGGCAAACATACCTACACCCTTGATGGCGACAATGTCCGTCATGGCCTGAACAAGGATCTTGGCTTTACCGATGCCGATCGGGTGGAAAACATCCGCCGTGTTGGTGAAACCGCCAAGCTGTTTGTCGATGCCGGCGTGATCACACTGGTATCCTTCATCTCGCCGTTCAAAAGCGAACGCCAACTGGCGCGCAGCCTTGTTGAGAAAGACGAGTTCATCGAAGTGTTTATCGACACCCCGCTTGAAGTCTGCGAACAGCGCGATGTTAAGGGGCTTTATAAAAAGGCCCGTGCCGGCGAGATCGCGAACTTCACCGGGATCGACAGCCCCTATGAGCGACCTGAAAACGCCGAGATCACGGTCAACACATCCGATCAAACCGCCGAAGAAGCAGCCGAGGCGATTGTCTCCAAGCTTGAAGAATTCGGTGTTCTCGGGGCCTGGTTCCCGGAAATCTGA